In one Solanum lycopersicum chromosome 11, SLM_r2.1 genomic region, the following are encoded:
- the LOC101262588 gene encoding protein SOSEKI 3 isoform X1 yields the protein MDGRMKKYGQLSPERAKVWTEKSPKYQQQQPARLSNGKVPVVYYLCRNRQLEHPHFIEVPLSSTDGLYLRDVIKRLNVLRGRGMASLYSWSCKRSYKNGFVWHDLCEEDLILPAHGNEYVLKGSELFDESDAGRFSPAGNVRLSNQKLLPEPQSSRSQDDTSSSSSMNEKGTKNSQDDESSPPVQRSGSSAVSPQSSSADKSSSWNGSLSLAEYKIYKNEGLADASTQTDENGSKSTPPETCTRGVSTDDGSIELGNNEIQEVQVQPTNESAQICRETVSPAPSSSSASSSGGRTDTLESLIRADINKLNSFRIIEGEEFRVPKTKLKPSNVLMQLISCGSISVKDHSFGLIPTYRPRFSHSKFPSPLFSTSLTLGDLDCLAENPKFMSLRLEDKEYFSGSLLETNMPKEPTLLKRSSSYNADRTNKEHVDSVEDKEEKSSVIKCIPRSIKATLNKQQARSESMKSPVSEGPRISSDGIGSSRTITSDTSRGGSKRITEPSDKIHSNRIDSFREEKDSMIKIEERLASGARVIIQSKGAFDNDEH from the exons atGGACGGGCGTATGAAGAAATACGGGCAGTTGAGTCCAGAGAGAGCAAAAGTTTGGACTGAGAAATCACCCAAGTATCAGCAGCAGCAGCCGGCACGGTTGAGTAATGGCAAAGTGCCTGTTGTATATTATCTCTGTAGAAATCGACAGCTCGAACATCCTCATTTCATTGAAGTGCCCCTGTCTTCCACTGATGGTCTCTACTTAAGGG ATGTAATTAAGAGGCTTAACGTTTTGAGAGGTCGAGGAATGGCTTCATTGTACTCATGGTCTTGCAAGAG AAGCTACAAGAACGGTTTCGTCTGGCATGATCTTTGTGAAGAGGACCTCATTCTTCCTGCTCATGGTAATGAATATGTTCTTAAAGGCTCGGAACTTTTTGATGAATCCGATGCAG GTCGCTTCAGTCCAGCTGGAAATGTTAGATTGTCTAACCAAAAGCTGCTGCCAGAACCACAATCCTCTAGAAGCCAAGATGACACTTCGTCTTCTTCTAGCATGAATGAAAAAGGTACAAAGAATTCTCAAGATGATGAATCATCACCTCCTGTTCAACGATCAGGTTCTTCAGCGGTATCTCCTCAATCGTCCAGTGCTGATAAAAGCTCTTCATGGAATGGTTCATTAAGCTTGGCAGAGTACAAGATCTATAAGAATGAAGGTCTCGCCGATGCTTCAACTCAGACTGATGAAAATGGAAGCAAATCTACACCGCCAGAGACTTGCACGAGAGGTGTTTCAACAGATGATGGGTCTATAGAGCTTGGAAATAATGAAATTCAAGAGGTTCAGGTTCAACCAACAAATGAATCTGCGCAGATTTGCCGGGAGACAGTATCGCCTGCTCCGTCTTCGTCAAGTGCATCGTCATCAGGTGGTAGAACAGATACCTTAGAATCCCTCATCAGAGCTGATATTAATAAGCTCAACAGCTTTAGAATAATTGAAGGAGAGGAATTTCGGGTTCCAAAAACTAAGCTAAAGCCCTCAAATGTGCTGATGCAACTAATTTCTTGTGGATCGATTTCAGTAAAGGATCATAGTTTTGGTCTTATTCCTACCTACAGGCCGAGGTTTTCGCATTCAAAGTTCCCGTCTCCTCTGTTCTCAACCTCGTTAACTTTAGGAGATCTTGATTGCCTGGCAGAGAATCCTAAGTTTATGAGTTTGAGGTTGGAAGATAAGGAATACTTTAGTGGAAGCCTTCTCGAGACGAATATGCCCAAGGAACCTACCCTTTTAAAGCGGTCGTCGTCCTACAATGCTGACAG GACAAATAAAGAACATGTAGATTCAGTTGAAGACAAAGAGGAGAAAAGCTCAGTCATAAAGTGCATTCCACGTTCCATCAAGGCGACACTAAATAAGCAGCAAGCAAGAAGCGAGTCAATGAAGTCTCCTGTTTCTGAAGGTCCTAGAATCTCATCAGACGGAATAGGCAGTTCACGGACCATTACATCTGACACATCCCGTGGAGGAAGCAAGCGAATTACAGAGCCATCTGATAAGATACACTCAAATAGAATAGACTCTTTCAGAGAGGAGAAAGACAGTATGATCAAAATTGAAGAA AGGCTTGCATCAGGAGCTCGGGTTATAATACAGTCGAAAGGAGCTTTTGACAACGATGAACATTAG
- the LOC101262588 gene encoding protein SOSEKI 3 isoform X2 gives MDGRMKKYGQLSPERAKVWTEKSPKYQQQQPARLSNGKVPVVYYLCRNRQLEHPHFIEVPLSSTDGLYLRDVIKRLNVLRGRGMASLYSWSCKRSYKNGFVWHDLCEEDLILPAHGNEYVLKGSELFDESDAGRFSPAGNVRLSNQKLLPEPQSSRSQDDTSSSSSMNEKGTKNSQDDESSPPVQRSGSSAVSPQSSSADKSSSWNGSLSLAEYKIYKNEGLADASTQTDENGSKSTPPETCTRGVSTDDGSIELGNNEIQEVQVQPTNESAQICRETVSPAPSSSSASSSGGRTDTLESLIRADINKLNSFRIIEGEEFRVPKTKLKPSNVLMQLISCGSISVKDHSFGLIPTYRPRFSHSKFPSPLFSTSLTLGDLDCLAENPKFMSLRLEDKEYFSGSLLETNMPKEPTLLKRSSSYNADRTNKEHVDSVEDKEEKSSVIKCIPRSIKATLNKQQARSESMKSPVSEGPRISSDGIGSSRTITSDTSRGGSKRITEPSDKIHSNRIDSFREEKDSMIKIEES, from the exons atGGACGGGCGTATGAAGAAATACGGGCAGTTGAGTCCAGAGAGAGCAAAAGTTTGGACTGAGAAATCACCCAAGTATCAGCAGCAGCAGCCGGCACGGTTGAGTAATGGCAAAGTGCCTGTTGTATATTATCTCTGTAGAAATCGACAGCTCGAACATCCTCATTTCATTGAAGTGCCCCTGTCTTCCACTGATGGTCTCTACTTAAGGG ATGTAATTAAGAGGCTTAACGTTTTGAGAGGTCGAGGAATGGCTTCATTGTACTCATGGTCTTGCAAGAG AAGCTACAAGAACGGTTTCGTCTGGCATGATCTTTGTGAAGAGGACCTCATTCTTCCTGCTCATGGTAATGAATATGTTCTTAAAGGCTCGGAACTTTTTGATGAATCCGATGCAG GTCGCTTCAGTCCAGCTGGAAATGTTAGATTGTCTAACCAAAAGCTGCTGCCAGAACCACAATCCTCTAGAAGCCAAGATGACACTTCGTCTTCTTCTAGCATGAATGAAAAAGGTACAAAGAATTCTCAAGATGATGAATCATCACCTCCTGTTCAACGATCAGGTTCTTCAGCGGTATCTCCTCAATCGTCCAGTGCTGATAAAAGCTCTTCATGGAATGGTTCATTAAGCTTGGCAGAGTACAAGATCTATAAGAATGAAGGTCTCGCCGATGCTTCAACTCAGACTGATGAAAATGGAAGCAAATCTACACCGCCAGAGACTTGCACGAGAGGTGTTTCAACAGATGATGGGTCTATAGAGCTTGGAAATAATGAAATTCAAGAGGTTCAGGTTCAACCAACAAATGAATCTGCGCAGATTTGCCGGGAGACAGTATCGCCTGCTCCGTCTTCGTCAAGTGCATCGTCATCAGGTGGTAGAACAGATACCTTAGAATCCCTCATCAGAGCTGATATTAATAAGCTCAACAGCTTTAGAATAATTGAAGGAGAGGAATTTCGGGTTCCAAAAACTAAGCTAAAGCCCTCAAATGTGCTGATGCAACTAATTTCTTGTGGATCGATTTCAGTAAAGGATCATAGTTTTGGTCTTATTCCTACCTACAGGCCGAGGTTTTCGCATTCAAAGTTCCCGTCTCCTCTGTTCTCAACCTCGTTAACTTTAGGAGATCTTGATTGCCTGGCAGAGAATCCTAAGTTTATGAGTTTGAGGTTGGAAGATAAGGAATACTTTAGTGGAAGCCTTCTCGAGACGAATATGCCCAAGGAACCTACCCTTTTAAAGCGGTCGTCGTCCTACAATGCTGACAG GACAAATAAAGAACATGTAGATTCAGTTGAAGACAAAGAGGAGAAAAGCTCAGTCATAAAGTGCATTCCACGTTCCATCAAGGCGACACTAAATAAGCAGCAAGCAAGAAGCGAGTCAATGAAGTCTCCTGTTTCTGAAGGTCCTAGAATCTCATCAGACGGAATAGGCAGTTCACGGACCATTACATCTGACACATCCCGTGGAGGAAGCAAGCGAATTACAGAGCCATCTGATAAGATACACTCAAATAGAATAGACTCTTTCAGAGAGGAGAAAGACAGTATGATCAAAATTGAAGAAAGTTAA
- the SODCP.2 gene encoding superoxide dismutase [Cu-Zn], chloroplastic yields the protein MAAHSIFTTTSTTNSFLYPISSSSSSPNINSSFHGVSLNVKSKFGQSLTLYAVTTPKPLTVFAATKKAVAVLKGNSNVEGVVTLSQDDDGPTTVNVRITGLAPGLHGFHLHEYGDTTNGCMSTGAHFNPNKLTHGAPGDEIRHAGDLGNIVANADGVAEVTLVDNQIPLTGPNSVVGRALVVHELEDDLGKGGHELSLTTGNAGGRLACGVVGLTPI from the exons ATGGCCGCCCACTCAATCTTCACCACAACCAGCACTACCAATTCTTTCTTATAcccaatttcttcttcttcttcttcccctaACATTAACTCTTCTTTCCATGGTGTTTCACTTAATGTTAAGTCAAAATTTGGCCAATCTTTGACCCTTTATGCTGTCACTACCCCTAAACCCCTTACTGTTTTTGCTGCTACTAAGAAAGCTGTTGCTGTCCTTAAGGGCAACTCTAATGTTGAGGGGGTTGTCACTCTATCTCAAGATGATGATG GTCCAACTACGGTTAATGTTCGTATAACTGGACTTGCTCCTGGACTTCACGGGTTTCATTTA CATGAATATGGTGACACTACAAACGGATGTATGTCTACAG GAGCCCATTTTAATCCGAATAAATTGACACATGGAGCTCCTGGAGATGAAATCCGTCATGCGGGTGACCTGGGAAACATAGTGGCCAATGCCGATG GCGTGGCTGAAGTGACACTTGTAGATAATCAG ATACCATTGACCGGTCCAAACTCAGTTGTTGGACGAGCACTTGTGGTTCATGAGCTTGAGGATGACCTCGGAAAGG GTGGCCATGAACTCAGTCTTACCACTGGCAATGCTGGTGGACGATTGGCATGCG GTGTGGTTGGTTTGACTCCAATATGA